From the Astatotilapia calliptera chromosome 6, fAstCal1.2, whole genome shotgun sequence genome, one window contains:
- the LOC113023219 gene encoding kelch-like protein 10, with the protein MREEQPPYKSSSVYNELRFEGKFCDAIIKVEDVEFPVHKIILCNCAPYFRALFTSWSDPDKQVFNIPGLSPEMMALIIDFAYTGSVSVTEENAVELLMAADQLNVMDIVKICSDFVGEQLCAENCVGIWQFTKVHLSPELRAKAFHYIVSNFEQVVLQEEFLQLTVEELGDILERDDLNVQCESTAYEALIKWISHVPAEREQHLIALLSKVRLGLVTLDYLRDNVRLNQLVRTSSDHLSMIKAAIILPQNMTNRPYVFRLCPHLARPRLPHSVLLAIGGWSDRNPTNAIEAYDYRAECWVNVTNNLEHPRAYHGAAFLNGYVYSIGGFDRAEHFKSVRRFDLTTRTWNEVAPMYCRRCYVSVTVLNGFIYAMGGYDGHVRLSSAERYQPETNQWSLIASMHEQRSDASCTTLHSRIYICGGFNGNECLQTAECYNPETDQWTMISPMNSRRSGIGVIAYADHVFAVGGFDGNRRLRTAEAYNPQTNTWNLVSSMLTRRSNFGIAVINDRLFAVGGFNGFTTTFNVEYYDASTNRWFKACDMGIFRSALSCCVVSGHPNLSDYTIPRDSLTCLNVPEEAAEST; encoded by the exons ATGAGGGAAGAACAGCCTCCATACAAGTCGAGCTCGGTGTATAATGAACTCCGTTTTGAGGGAAAATTTTGTGATGCAATCATCAAAGTGGAGGATGTTGAATTTCCGGTCCACAAGATAATCCTGTGTAACTGCGCCCCGTACTTCAG AGCTCTCTTCACCTCTTGGAGCGACCCAGACAAACAGGTCTTCAACATACCTGGCTTGTCTCCTGAGATGATGGCACTCATCATTGACTTTGCATACACTGGCAGTGTTTCTGTAACGGAGGAAAACGCAGTGGAACTTCTCATGGCAGCTGATCAACTCAATGTAATGGACATTGTAAAAATCTGCAGTGACTTCGTGGGGGAGCAACTCTGCGCAGAGAACTGTGTTGGCATTTGGCAGTTCACAAAAGTACACTTATCACCCGAACTACGTGCCAAGGCCTTCCACTACATCGTCAGTAACTTTGAGCAGGTGGTTCTTCAGGAGGAGTTCCTGCAGCTAACTGTGGAGGAACTTGGTGATATTCTTGAAAGAGATGACCTCAATGTACAGTGTGAGAGCACTGCGTACGAAGCACTTATAAAGTGGATTAGCCATGTGCCTGCAGAACGGGAACAACACCTCATCGCTCTGTTGTCTAAG GTCCGACTGGGACTGGTGACTTTAGACTACCTAAGGGACAATGTGCGGCTCAATCAGTTGGTGCGGACCAGTTCTGACCATCTGTCCATGATAAAGGCTGCCATTATATTACCACAAAATATGACCAACAGACCCTATGTGTTTCGCCTCTGTCCCCATCTTGCTCGTCCCCGCCTGCCTCATTCCGTCCTGCTGGCCATTGGGGGATGGAGTGACCGTAATCCAACTAACGCCATCGAGGCCTATGATTACCGGGCTGAATGCTGGGTAAACGTAACAAACAACCTGGAGCATCCTCGTGCCTATCATGGAGCCGCCTTCCTCAACGGGTACGTCTACTCCATTGGTGGCTTCGACAGGGCGGAGCATTTCAAAAGCGTCCGTAGGTTTGACCTGACCACTCGCACCTGGAATGAGGTGGCACCCATGTACTGCCGCCGCTGCTATGTGAGCGTGACTGTGTTGAACGGGTTCATCTATGCCATGGGAGGCTACGACGGGCATGTACGACTCAGCAGTGCAGAGCGCTATCAACCTGAAACCAACCAGTGGAGTCTTATTGCATCCATGCATGAACAGAGGAGCGATGCCAGCTGCACAACACTTCACAGCCGG aTTTACATTTGTGGTGGATTCAATGGGAACGAGTGTCTGCAGACAGCTGAATGTTACAACCCAGAGACCGACCAGTGGACGATGATCAGTCCCATGAACAGCCGCCGCAGTGGGATAGGTGTCATTGCATATGCGGATCATGTCTTTGCA GTTGGTGGCTTCGATGGAAACAGACGTCTGCGCACCGCTGAGGCTTACAACCCGCAAACCAATACGTGGAACCTCGTGTCCTCTATGTTGACCCGCCGCAGCAACTTTGGCATTGCGGTAATCAATGATCGCCTCTTTGCTGTCGGGGGCTTCAACGGCTTCACCACCACTTTCAACGTTGAGTACTACGACGCTTCAACCAACCGGTGGTTTAAAGCATGTGACATGGGGATTTTCCGCAGTGCCCTGAGCTGCTGTGTGGTGTCCGGACATCCCAACCTGTCTGATTACACCATTCCTCGTGACAGCCTGACATGTTTAAATGTGCCAGAAGAAGCAGCGGAGTCCACGTAA
- the LOC113023220 gene encoding kelch-like protein 10 isoform X1, producing the protein MREEQPPYKSSSVYNELRFEGKFCDAIIKVEDVEFPVHKIILCNCTPYFRALFTSWSDPDKQVFNIPGLSPEMMALIIDFAYTGSVSVTKENAVELLMAADQLNVMDIVKICSDFVGEQLCAENCVGIWQFTKVHLSPELRAKAFHYIISNFEQVVLQEEFLQLTVEELGDILERDDLNVQCESTAYEALIKWISHVPAEREQHLIALLSKVRLGLVTLDYLRDNVRLNQLVRTSSDRLSMIKAAIILPQNMTNRPYVFRLCPHLARPRLPHSVLLAIGGWSDRNPTNAIEAYDYRAECWVNVTNNLEHPRAYHGAAFLNGYVYSIGGFDRAEHFKSVRRFDLTTRTWNEVAPMYCRRCYVSVTVLNGFIYAMGGYDGHVRLSSAERYQPETNQWSLIASMHEQRSDASCTTLHSRIYICGGFNGNECLQTAECYNPETDQWTMISPMNSRRSGIGVIAYADHVFAVGGFDGNRRLRTAEAYNPQTNTWNLVSSMLTRRSNFGIAVINDRLFAVGGFNGFTTTFNVEYYDASTNRWFKACDMGIFRSALSCCVVSGHPNLSDYTIPRDSLTCLNVPEEAAEST; encoded by the exons ATGAGGGAAGAACAGCCTCCATACAAGTCGAGCTCGGTGTATAATGAACTCCGTTTTGAGGGAAAATTTTGTGATGCAATCATCAAAGTGGAGGATGTTGAATTTCCGGTCCACAAGATAATCCTGTGTAACTGCACCCCGTACTTCAG AGCTCTCTTCACCTCTTGGAGCGACCCAGACAAACAGGTCTTCAACATACCTGGCTTGTCTCCTGAGATGATGGCACTCATCATTGACTTTGCATACACTGGCAGTGTTTCTGTAACGAAGGAAAACGCAGTGGAACTTCTCATGGCAGCTGATCAACTCAATGTAATGGACATTGTAAAAATCTGCAGTGACTTCGTGGGGGAGCAACTCTGCGCAGAGAACTGTGTTGGCATTTGGCAGTTCACAAAAGTACACTTATCACCCGAACTACGTGCCAAGGCCTTCCACTACATCATCAGTAACTTTGAGCAGGTGGTTCTTCAGGAGGAGTTCCTGCAGCTAACTGTGGAGGAACTTGGTGATATTCTTGAAAGAGATGACCTCAATGTACAGTGTGAGAGCACTGCGTACGAAGCACTTATAAAGTGGATTAGCCATGTGCCTGCAGAACGGGAACAACACCTCATCGCTCTGTTGTCTAAG GTCCGACTGGGACTGGTGACTTTAGACTACCTAAGGGACAATGTGCGGCTCAATCAGTTGGTGCGGACCAGTTCTGACCGTCTGTCCATGATAAAGGCTGCCATTATATTACCACAAAATATGACCAACAGACCCTATGTGTTTCGCCTCTGTCCCCATCTTGCTCGTCCCCGTCTGCCTCATTCCGTCCTGCTGGCCATTGGGGGATGGAGTGACCGTAATCCAACTAACGCCATCGAGGCCTATGATTACCGGGCTGAATGCTGGGTAAACGTAACAAACAACCTGGAGCATCCTCGTGCCTATCATGGAGCCGCCTTCCTCAACGGGTACGTCTACTCCATTGGTGGCTTCGACAGGGCGGAGCATTTCAAAAGCGTCCGTAGGTTTGACCTGACCACTCGCACCTGGAATGAGGTGGCACCCATGTACTGCCGCCGCTGCTATGTGAGCGTGACTGTGTTGAACGGGTTCATCTATGCCATGGGAGGCTACGACGGGCATGTACGACTCAGCAGTGCAGAGCGCTATCAACCTGAAACCAACCAGTGGAGTCTTATTGCATCCATGCATGAACAGAGGAGCGATGCCAGCTGCACAACACTTCACAGCCGG aTTTACATTTGTGGTGGATTCAATGGGAACGAGTGTCTGCAGACAGCTGAATGTTACAACCCAGAGACCGACCAGTGGACGATGATCAGTCCCATGAACAGCCGCCGCAGTGGGATAGGTGTCATTGCATATGCTGATCATGTCTTTGCA GTTGGTGGCTTCGATGGAAACAGACGTCTGCGCACCGCTGAGGCTTACAACCCGCAAACCAATACGTGGAACCTCGTGTCCTCTATGTTGACCCGCCGCAGCAACTTTGGCATTGCGGTAATCAATGATCGCCTCTTTGCTGTCGGGGGCTTCAACGGCTTCACCACCACTTTCAACGTTGAGTACTACGACGCTTCAACCAACCGGTGGTTTAAAGCATGTGACATGGGGATTTTCCGCAGTGCCCTGAGCTGCTGTGTGGTGTCCGGACATCCCAACCTGTCTGATTACACCATTCCTCGTGACAGCCTGACATGTTTAAATGTGCCAGAAGAAGCAGCGGAGTCCACGTAA
- the LOC113023220 gene encoding kelch-like protein 10 isoform X2, with translation MREEQPPYKSSSVYNELRFEGKFCDAIIKVEDVEFPVHKIILCNCTPYFRALFTSWSDPDKQVFNIPGLSPEMMALIIDFAYTGSVSVTKENAVELLMAADQLNVMDIVKICSDFVGEQLCAENCVGIWQFTKVHLSPELRAKAFHYIISNFEQVVLQEEFLQLTVEELGDILERDDLNVQCESTAYEALIKWISHVPAEREQHLIALLSKVRLGLVTLDYLRDNVRLNQLVRTSSDRLSMIKAAIILPQNMTNRPYVFRLCPHLARPRLPHSVLLAIGGWSDRNPTNAIEAYDYRAECWVNVTNNLEHPRAYHGAAFLNGYVYSIGGFDRAEHFKSVRRFDLTTRTWNEVAPMYCRRCYVSVTVLNGFIYAMGGYDGHVRLSSAERYQPETNQWSLIASMHEQRSDASCTTLHSRIYICGGFNGNECLQTAECYNPETDQWTMISPMNSRRSGIGWWLRWKQTSAHR, from the exons ATGAGGGAAGAACAGCCTCCATACAAGTCGAGCTCGGTGTATAATGAACTCCGTTTTGAGGGAAAATTTTGTGATGCAATCATCAAAGTGGAGGATGTTGAATTTCCGGTCCACAAGATAATCCTGTGTAACTGCACCCCGTACTTCAG AGCTCTCTTCACCTCTTGGAGCGACCCAGACAAACAGGTCTTCAACATACCTGGCTTGTCTCCTGAGATGATGGCACTCATCATTGACTTTGCATACACTGGCAGTGTTTCTGTAACGAAGGAAAACGCAGTGGAACTTCTCATGGCAGCTGATCAACTCAATGTAATGGACATTGTAAAAATCTGCAGTGACTTCGTGGGGGAGCAACTCTGCGCAGAGAACTGTGTTGGCATTTGGCAGTTCACAAAAGTACACTTATCACCCGAACTACGTGCCAAGGCCTTCCACTACATCATCAGTAACTTTGAGCAGGTGGTTCTTCAGGAGGAGTTCCTGCAGCTAACTGTGGAGGAACTTGGTGATATTCTTGAAAGAGATGACCTCAATGTACAGTGTGAGAGCACTGCGTACGAAGCACTTATAAAGTGGATTAGCCATGTGCCTGCAGAACGGGAACAACACCTCATCGCTCTGTTGTCTAAG GTCCGACTGGGACTGGTGACTTTAGACTACCTAAGGGACAATGTGCGGCTCAATCAGTTGGTGCGGACCAGTTCTGACCGTCTGTCCATGATAAAGGCTGCCATTATATTACCACAAAATATGACCAACAGACCCTATGTGTTTCGCCTCTGTCCCCATCTTGCTCGTCCCCGTCTGCCTCATTCCGTCCTGCTGGCCATTGGGGGATGGAGTGACCGTAATCCAACTAACGCCATCGAGGCCTATGATTACCGGGCTGAATGCTGGGTAAACGTAACAAACAACCTGGAGCATCCTCGTGCCTATCATGGAGCCGCCTTCCTCAACGGGTACGTCTACTCCATTGGTGGCTTCGACAGGGCGGAGCATTTCAAAAGCGTCCGTAGGTTTGACCTGACCACTCGCACCTGGAATGAGGTGGCACCCATGTACTGCCGCCGCTGCTATGTGAGCGTGACTGTGTTGAACGGGTTCATCTATGCCATGGGAGGCTACGACGGGCATGTACGACTCAGCAGTGCAGAGCGCTATCAACCTGAAACCAACCAGTGGAGTCTTATTGCATCCATGCATGAACAGAGGAGCGATGCCAGCTGCACAACACTTCACAGCCGG aTTTACATTTGTGGTGGATTCAATGGGAACGAGTGTCTGCAGACAGCTGAATGTTACAACCCAGAGACCGACCAGTGGACGATGATCAGTCCCATGAACAGCCGCCGCAGTGGGATAG GTTGGTGGCTTCGATGGAAACAGACGTCTGCGCACCGCTGA
- the LOC113023220 gene encoding kelch-like protein 10 isoform X3, protein MMALIIDFAYTGSVSVTKENAVELLMAADQLNVMDIVKICSDFVGEQLCAENCVGIWQFTKVHLSPELRAKAFHYIISNFEQVVLQEEFLQLTVEELGDILERDDLNVQCESTAYEALIKWISHVPAEREQHLIALLSKVRLGLVTLDYLRDNVRLNQLVRTSSDRLSMIKAAIILPQNMTNRPYVFRLCPHLARPRLPHSVLLAIGGWSDRNPTNAIEAYDYRAECWVNVTNNLEHPRAYHGAAFLNGYVYSIGGFDRAEHFKSVRRFDLTTRTWNEVAPMYCRRCYVSVTVLNGFIYAMGGYDGHVRLSSAERYQPETNQWSLIASMHEQRSDASCTTLHSRIYICGGFNGNECLQTAECYNPETDQWTMISPMNSRRSGIGVIAYADHVFAVGGFDGNRRLRTAEAYNPQTNTWNLVSSMLTRRSNFGIAVINDRLFAVGGFNGFTTTFNVEYYDASTNRWFKACDMGIFRSALSCCVVSGHPNLSDYTIPRDSLTCLNVPEEAAEST, encoded by the exons ATGATGGCACTCATCATTGACTTTGCATACACTGGCAGTGTTTCTGTAACGAAGGAAAACGCAGTGGAACTTCTCATGGCAGCTGATCAACTCAATGTAATGGACATTGTAAAAATCTGCAGTGACTTCGTGGGGGAGCAACTCTGCGCAGAGAACTGTGTTGGCATTTGGCAGTTCACAAAAGTACACTTATCACCCGAACTACGTGCCAAGGCCTTCCACTACATCATCAGTAACTTTGAGCAGGTGGTTCTTCAGGAGGAGTTCCTGCAGCTAACTGTGGAGGAACTTGGTGATATTCTTGAAAGAGATGACCTCAATGTACAGTGTGAGAGCACTGCGTACGAAGCACTTATAAAGTGGATTAGCCATGTGCCTGCAGAACGGGAACAACACCTCATCGCTCTGTTGTCTAAG GTCCGACTGGGACTGGTGACTTTAGACTACCTAAGGGACAATGTGCGGCTCAATCAGTTGGTGCGGACCAGTTCTGACCGTCTGTCCATGATAAAGGCTGCCATTATATTACCACAAAATATGACCAACAGACCCTATGTGTTTCGCCTCTGTCCCCATCTTGCTCGTCCCCGTCTGCCTCATTCCGTCCTGCTGGCCATTGGGGGATGGAGTGACCGTAATCCAACTAACGCCATCGAGGCCTATGATTACCGGGCTGAATGCTGGGTAAACGTAACAAACAACCTGGAGCATCCTCGTGCCTATCATGGAGCCGCCTTCCTCAACGGGTACGTCTACTCCATTGGTGGCTTCGACAGGGCGGAGCATTTCAAAAGCGTCCGTAGGTTTGACCTGACCACTCGCACCTGGAATGAGGTGGCACCCATGTACTGCCGCCGCTGCTATGTGAGCGTGACTGTGTTGAACGGGTTCATCTATGCCATGGGAGGCTACGACGGGCATGTACGACTCAGCAGTGCAGAGCGCTATCAACCTGAAACCAACCAGTGGAGTCTTATTGCATCCATGCATGAACAGAGGAGCGATGCCAGCTGCACAACACTTCACAGCCGG aTTTACATTTGTGGTGGATTCAATGGGAACGAGTGTCTGCAGACAGCTGAATGTTACAACCCAGAGACCGACCAGTGGACGATGATCAGTCCCATGAACAGCCGCCGCAGTGGGATAGGTGTCATTGCATATGCTGATCATGTCTTTGCA GTTGGTGGCTTCGATGGAAACAGACGTCTGCGCACCGCTGAGGCTTACAACCCGCAAACCAATACGTGGAACCTCGTGTCCTCTATGTTGACCCGCCGCAGCAACTTTGGCATTGCGGTAATCAATGATCGCCTCTTTGCTGTCGGGGGCTTCAACGGCTTCACCACCACTTTCAACGTTGAGTACTACGACGCTTCAACCAACCGGTGGTTTAAAGCATGTGACATGGGGATTTTCCGCAGTGCCCTGAGCTGCTGTGTGGTGTCCGGACATCCCAACCTGTCTGATTACACCATTCCTCGTGACAGCCTGACATGTTTAAATGTGCCAGAAGAAGCAGCGGAGTCCACGTAA